The Propionispora vibrioides genomic sequence GCGGCAGTAAATAGGACGATCATTGCGAGGTTTAAACGGTACTTTTGTAGTTACACCGCATTCTGCACATACGGCTTCATGCATTTCCCGTTGAGCTCCTTGGCTTTCGCCGCCTTCGCGGCTTCTTTTCTTCGCATCGCGGCAATCGCGGCAACGCGCCGGTTCATTTTCAAACCCTTTTTCTGCATAAAACTCTTGTTCACCGGTCGTAAAGATAAAGTCACACCCACAGTCCTTGCATTTTAGAGTTTTGTCCTGGAACGCCATTAGAGATATCCCCTCACCCTTTTGTTTTTTAAAGCCGCACACCTTATGCAGGCTCTGTAAAAAGCTCTTGCTTAGCCGACCTGGTCTTTGACCCCACACTCGCCTGCCGGAAGGTTCGCTACTAGGAATTCAATCCCCTCACTACTACTCCTCTCGGATAAAGCATGAAACGGTGAGAGTGAGTACTCACCTGCCTCCCAGCTTTCATCCGGCAGGTCTTACCCCTAAGCCGCACCATGCTCAGAGCTTATTTAAACTCCTTACGTGGATCGTTTCGCCTGCGACTGGCATCGACTTTCAACCACAGACCTAAGCAAGAGATCTTTACCTACGATTATAGATTCCATAGCGCAAAAAAGCAAGGGAAAATATTGAATCTAACTAAATTTTAGGAACATTCTTAAAGTTTAGGCAAACTTCCCTTCATGGCAGCACAAACCAGTTGTTCACGCTGAGAACCGTAGGTAACGGCCCTTCCCTGCTGAGCTGCCCGATAAGCATGCAGGATAATGGCCATGCCTTTTTTACCTTCCGCACCATTAACCAGTGGCTCCCGGCCGGTATGAATGCTGTCGATCATATCGGCATACAACGGCGCATGGCCCCAGCCATAGACACTCTCAATCTGTTTATTGCACGCAGCCTGCACCTGGGCCAAATCATCCAGTCCATCGGCAAACTGCCAGACCTTCACCTCATTAAGCGCCGCCCCACCAATCACGACAGTACCTTTTTCTCCCAGCACCGTCAGTGTTTCTTCCAAATTGCGGGGATACACGCAGACAGTACCCTCCACATTGCCGATTGCGCCGTTTTGAAAACGGATCTGAATGCTGCCATAATCCTCAGCTTCAATATAGGGGTGAATATAGTTGCCGAGCATAGCCTGTATTTCCTGCATATCACCACCCAGCATCCATTGCAGCAGATCAATATTATGGATGCACTGGTTCATCAGACAACCGCCGTCCTGGTCATAAGTTCCCCGCCAGGGTGCCTGTTCGTAATAGCCTTGGTTGCGGTTCCACAATATCCGGGCATTGCCGGCGATAATCCGGCCAAAACGGCCGGCTTCCACCGCCTGACGCAGCTTCTGCACCGGCAGATTGAAGCGATTTTGATGGGACACGCAAAGTTTGACGCCTTTCGCGGCAGCAGTGGCAATCATCCTGTCGGCATCAGACACCGACAGGGCCATCGGTTTTTCCACAATGACATGCTTGCCTGCTTCCAGGGCGGCTAACGCCTGCTCAGCGTGTTTCCCCGATTCGGTGGCGATCACCACCACATCCATCGGACACTCTGCCAACAGTTGCCGATAATCGGTATATACCGCAGGCAAGGCTGGCTGCTTTTCTTCCTGTCGCAGGGCCGTTACATACTCGCCGGCTTTGTTTTCCGCCCGATCAACCAGTTCGTCACACACCGCGGTCAGTACGGCCTGCAGTTCATTCTTCACCAATGCCTCAATATGCTTGTAAGAAATCCGGCCACAGCCAACAACGGCAAAGCTTAGCTTTTCCATAGTATCCTTCCCATCCTATAATCTCTCAATATTGTCCCGTTCCATCACAGCTTTAAAGGCATTTTTAGTATCAAAGATCAGGGCAGCATGGCTCTGAATGAAGTCATAATCAAAGCCGGTATGCATGGTAGTAAGCAACACCAAATCGGCAGCTTGCAAATTCTTCGCCGTCAGCTCCGTAGATTGATAGTCTTTCCCTTTGTAAGTAAAGCTGGCAACATAAGGATCGTGATAAACGACATTGGCCCCGTACCGTTCCAGCAGAGCGATCACATCCAGCGCCGGCGACTGGCGGCAGTCATCAATGTCCTGCTTATAAGCCACACCTAATACCAGAATACGGGCATTCTTTAAAGCCTTGCCGGAGCGGTTCAGCAGCTTCATGCTACGCTCCAGCACAAATTCCGGCATGTAATTGTTTATTTCTCCCGCCGTTTCGATCAGGCGGGTATGATAGCCGTATTCCCGGGCCTTCCAGGTCAGATAAAACGGGTCGATCGGTATGCAGTGCCCGCCGACGCCCGGCCCCGGATAAAAGGCCTGAAAGCCGTAGGGTTTGCTTCTGGCGGCGTCAATGACCTCCCAAACGTCAATCCCCATCTTATGGCAGAGAATAGCCATTTCATTGGCTAAACCGATATTGATATTCCGGTAAGTGTTTTCCAGAATCTTTTCCATCTCCGCCACGGCCGGACTGGAAACGCGGTGGACTTTCCCTTCCAAAATGCTTTCATAAAGTGCCGCAGCCACTTCGGTGCAAGCTGGGGTAATCCCGCCAACCACCTTCGGAGTGTTCTTGGTATTATAGAATTGATTGCCCGGATCAACCCGTTCCGGCGAAAAGGCCAGAAAAATATCCTCCCCGACAATCAACCCGGACTCCTCCAGCAGCGGCTTTACCACTTCCTCCGTCGTACCGGGATAGGTAGTGCTTTCCAGAACAATCAGCATGCCGGGATGCAGGTATTCGGCCAAGGCCGCCGTGGACTGCACCACATAGGAAATGTCGGGCTGCTGATAAATATCAAGCGGCGTAGGGACACAAATAGCCACACAATCAACTTCCCGGATAAAAGAAAAGTCCCTGGTGGCCTTCAGCTTGCCCGCCTTTACCACCTGGCGCAGCTCATCAGGCACAATATCACCAATATAGTTTTCGCCCCGGTTGACCATGTCCACTTTCTGGTCCTGTACATCGAAGCCAATGGTAGTATAGCCGGCCTTTGCCTTTTCCACTGCCAACGGCAGTCCTACATAGCCTAAGCCGATTACCCCTAAATGAGCTGTTTTTTCTTTAATTTTAGTCAATATACTTTGCTTTTTCATATACTCACTTCTTTCACACAGCCCGCTTCCAGGTGATATTGTGCACCACAAGCCTGGCAGACTGCCGTTGTTTCTTGAAAGGAAAGTTTTTCGCCACACTGGCAAACCCAGCCTCGCTGCCTGGCCGGATTGCCAACCAAGAGAGCATAGTCGGGAACATCTTTGGTGACTACCGCACCAGCGCCGATAAAGGCGTACCGTCCGATCCGGTGACCACAGACAATGGTCGCATTGGCTCCGATAGAGGCACCGCGGCAAAGCAAAGTTTCCTTATATTCAGCCCTACGACTGACATGACTGCGCGGGTTAATCACATTGGTGAACACACAGGAAGGCCCGAGGAACACATCATCTTCACAAACCACCCCGGTATACACCGACACATTATTTTGAATCTTTACGTTGTTCCCCAATACGACTTCCGGCGAGATCACCACATTCTGTCCAATATTGCAGTTTTCACCAATCACCGAATTAGCCATGACGTGAGTGAAATGCCATATCTTTGTGCCACTGCCGATCCGGCAGGGCTGATCTACATAGCTGGACTCATGTACAAAATAATTCTGTTCCATTCTCTTTACCTCTCCGTATAAAATTGTCTAATTGCCGCGATAACGTAGTCTTGCTGCTCCACTGTCATTTCCGGGAACAAGGGCAGCGCCATCGTCCGCTGACTAAGCCACTCACTGACAGGCAGATCGCCTGGCTTGTAGCCAAGCTTGTACCGCCCCATTTGGTATACCTTTTGCAGATGCAAAGGAACCGGATAATAAATGCCTGTAGCAATGCCTTTACTTTGTAAAAATGCCGCCAAACCATCCCGTTCCTCGCAGACAACCACATACAGGTGATATACTGACTCTGCCTGCGGCAAGCTCTGTTGGGGGACGACTTTAGCCAATAGCCCGCAGTCTTCCAACAAGGAAGTATAGCGCCGGCTAAGCTGACACCGCCGGTCGTTCCATTGCCGCAGCTTTTCCAGCTTGACAGTCAGAATAGCTGCCTGCAAGGCATCCAACCGGCTATTCATTCCGATCAGAAAATTAAAATACTTAGTCGGGTCATAAACGGTAGCGTCCGTCTGATTTTGCCGTTCAAGTCCCAAGTCAACCGTTTCACCCGTTAAAAGTTCATAGGCCGCTTTACCGCTCATCC encodes the following:
- a CDS encoding Gfo/Idh/MocA family protein; the protein is MEKLSFAVVGCGRISYKHIEALVKNELQAVLTAVCDELVDRAENKAGEYVTALRQEEKQPALPAVYTDYRQLLAECPMDVVVIATESGKHAEQALAALEAGKHVIVEKPMALSVSDADRMIATAAAKGVKLCVSHQNRFNLPVQKLRQAVEAGRFGRIIAGNARILWNRNQGYYEQAPWRGTYDQDGGCLMNQCIHNIDLLQWMLGGDMQEIQAMLGNYIHPYIEAEDYGSIQIRFQNGAIGNVEGTVCVYPRNLEETLTVLGEKGTVVIGGAALNEVKVWQFADGLDDLAQVQAACNKQIESVYGWGHAPLYADMIDSIHTGREPLVNGAEGKKGMAIILHAYRAAQQGRAVTYGSQREQLVCAAMKGSLPKL
- a CDS encoding nucleotide sugar dehydrogenase: MKKQSILTKIKEKTAHLGVIGLGYVGLPLAVEKAKAGYTTIGFDVQDQKVDMVNRGENYIGDIVPDELRQVVKAGKLKATRDFSFIREVDCVAICVPTPLDIYQQPDISYVVQSTAALAEYLHPGMLIVLESTTYPGTTEEVVKPLLEESGLIVGEDIFLAFSPERVDPGNQFYNTKNTPKVVGGITPACTEVAAALYESILEGKVHRVSSPAVAEMEKILENTYRNINIGLANEMAILCHKMGIDVWEVIDAARSKPYGFQAFYPGPGVGGHCIPIDPFYLTWKAREYGYHTRLIETAGEINNYMPEFVLERSMKLLNRSGKALKNARILVLGVAYKQDIDDCRQSPALDVIALLERYGANVVYHDPYVASFTYKGKDYQSTELTAKNLQAADLVLLTTMHTGFDYDFIQSHAALIFDTKNAFKAVMERDNIERL
- a CDS encoding zinc-ribbon domain containing protein; this encodes MAFQDKTLKCKDCGCDFIFTTGEQEFYAEKGFENEPARCRDCRDAKKRSREGGESQGAQREMHEAVCAECGVTTKVPFKPRNDRPIYCRDCFNAKKSY
- a CDS encoding acyltransferase; amino-acid sequence: MEQNYFVHESSYVDQPCRIGSGTKIWHFTHVMANSVIGENCNIGQNVVISPEVVLGNNVKIQNNVSVYTGVVCEDDVFLGPSCVFTNVINPRSHVSRRAEYKETLLCRGASIGANATIVCGHRIGRYAFIGAGAVVTKDVPDYALLVGNPARQRGWVCQCGEKLSFQETTAVCQACGAQYHLEAGCVKEVSI